One Kribbella sp. NBC_00662 genomic region harbors:
- a CDS encoding helix-turn-helix transcriptional regulator, translating into MQTRSPTVVGRAREIESLQRLLTGAHDGRGGAIFLVGEPGIGKSRLAATATTQALDAGMTTLRGRVGAIGTMVAFRPFTEALLSLIRRGEMPTTEGLGPYRQVLGRLVPDWDDGTAHDTAASPVVLGEAVLRLLTLVGRDRGCLLVLEDLHGSDPETLAVIEYLLDNLDDQPITLVATMRPETCPAYELARLSAQRGTAELIELPPLGRGEVAELAAGCLEVPVDGVPEQLTDQLWNDSAGIPFIVEELLQEANRSGQLVSGPDGSVQVVDDLHTNVPAAVVRSISSRTAQLGPQSRDILVLAAVIGHRFPLSIVRTATGTDERVLLATLRAGVAAQLVGPDEPAPDWYAFRHPLTAESLLAGLTPTERSALARRCADAVEELHPGLPGEWCPMVAELAETGGDTVRAGRLFALAGRRSFDDGSTGSAANLLDRANTLLAADPDIGHRADVLGALLLALSATGGFEQLAVHAATVDELADRNLDSRKVAALHVQLANAEMVAGRWAAALQHVATARSLLGNDAGDADLAPIDVVAANLEFARTNPGRLKAATELATRAAAAAERAELPEVACEALQLLGILAREHDLDRSIDYFHRARQIAEDHGMTLQRVVSHILQSVSLYLADGSIVELERSRQQALRIGAITLVYDVDGMLGQQLILQSDYARAAAIIDECVEVTRRMRLGRSATFFLATKAILEAHQGRRSAMEATLAEITNWGGERASYELPYSYGLARTFCALLEENRELADSELAQALAYDAQNPTTFHLSGKNGLALLLGVLSGRNGWAHFEAVTATAASGMRWNRQFVQLAHAVLLGRDGQVEAANAKVLEATETASLFPLARHLGLRMVAEPAAADGWGDPVAWLRLAEDYFHTADISAVASACRGLMRQLGATVSQRRNGSEQVPAHLRQLGITTREYEVCRLLVDRIGNKSIASRLHISPRTVEKHVASLMTKTQQPDREALSSFARTVFQD; encoded by the coding sequence ATGCAGACCCGTTCGCCTACCGTGGTCGGCAGAGCCCGGGAGATCGAGAGCCTTCAGCGCCTGCTGACCGGAGCACACGACGGTCGTGGTGGTGCGATCTTCCTGGTCGGCGAACCCGGCATCGGAAAGAGCCGCCTGGCCGCGACCGCCACCACCCAGGCCCTCGACGCGGGTATGACGACGCTGCGCGGACGGGTCGGCGCCATCGGCACGATGGTTGCCTTCCGCCCGTTCACCGAAGCCCTGCTGTCGTTGATCCGGCGCGGCGAGATGCCCACGACCGAAGGCCTCGGCCCGTACCGGCAGGTCCTCGGCCGGCTCGTTCCGGACTGGGACGACGGCACCGCGCACGACACCGCAGCGTCACCGGTCGTGCTCGGAGAGGCAGTGCTGCGACTGCTGACCCTGGTCGGCCGGGACCGCGGCTGTCTACTCGTTCTCGAAGACCTGCACGGCTCCGACCCGGAGACGCTGGCCGTGATCGAGTACCTGCTCGACAACCTGGACGACCAGCCGATCACGCTCGTCGCGACGATGCGGCCCGAGACGTGCCCGGCGTACGAACTGGCCCGGTTGTCGGCGCAGCGAGGTACCGCCGAACTGATCGAACTGCCGCCGTTGGGGCGGGGCGAGGTCGCCGAGCTCGCCGCGGGGTGCCTGGAGGTTCCGGTCGACGGCGTGCCGGAACAGCTGACTGACCAGCTGTGGAACGACAGCGCCGGAATCCCTTTCATCGTTGAGGAACTGCTGCAGGAGGCGAACCGCAGCGGACAGCTGGTGTCCGGGCCGGACGGCAGCGTGCAGGTCGTCGACGACCTGCACACGAACGTCCCGGCGGCGGTGGTGCGCAGCATCAGCAGCCGGACCGCGCAGCTCGGGCCGCAGTCGCGCGACATCCTCGTGCTGGCCGCGGTGATCGGGCACCGGTTCCCGCTGAGCATCGTGCGTACGGCGACCGGGACCGACGAACGTGTGCTGCTGGCCACGCTCCGGGCCGGTGTGGCCGCCCAGCTGGTCGGTCCCGACGAGCCCGCGCCGGACTGGTACGCGTTCCGGCATCCGCTCACCGCCGAGTCGCTGCTCGCCGGCCTGACGCCGACCGAACGCTCCGCCCTGGCCCGCCGCTGCGCGGACGCCGTCGAGGAGTTGCACCCGGGACTGCCCGGCGAGTGGTGCCCGATGGTCGCCGAACTAGCCGAGACCGGCGGCGACACCGTCCGCGCCGGCCGGCTGTTCGCACTCGCCGGACGGCGGTCCTTCGACGACGGCTCGACCGGGTCGGCGGCCAACCTGCTGGACCGCGCGAACACGTTGCTGGCCGCCGATCCCGACATCGGCCACCGGGCCGACGTGCTCGGCGCCCTGCTGCTCGCACTCAGCGCGACCGGAGGCTTCGAGCAGCTGGCCGTGCACGCCGCGACCGTCGACGAACTGGCCGACCGCAATCTCGACAGCCGCAAGGTCGCCGCGCTGCACGTCCAGCTCGCGAACGCGGAGATGGTCGCCGGCCGCTGGGCGGCCGCGCTCCAGCATGTCGCGACCGCCCGGTCGCTGCTCGGCAACGACGCCGGCGACGCCGACCTCGCGCCGATCGACGTGGTCGCCGCCAACCTGGAATTCGCCCGGACGAACCCCGGCCGGCTGAAGGCGGCCACCGAGCTGGCCACCCGCGCCGCCGCGGCGGCCGAACGCGCCGAGCTGCCCGAGGTCGCCTGCGAGGCCCTGCAACTGCTGGGCATCCTGGCCCGCGAGCACGACCTCGACCGGTCGATCGACTACTTCCATCGGGCCCGGCAGATCGCCGAGGACCACGGGATGACGCTCCAGCGGGTCGTCTCGCACATCCTCCAGTCGGTCAGCCTCTATCTCGCCGACGGCAGCATCGTCGAGCTGGAGCGGTCCCGGCAGCAGGCGCTCCGTATCGGCGCCATCACGCTGGTATACGACGTGGACGGCATGCTCGGCCAGCAGCTGATCCTGCAGTCCGACTACGCGCGGGCCGCCGCGATCATCGACGAGTGCGTCGAGGTCACCCGGCGGATGCGGCTCGGCCGGTCGGCGACGTTCTTCCTTGCGACCAAGGCGATCCTGGAGGCGCACCAGGGCCGCAGGTCCGCGATGGAGGCGACGCTGGCCGAGATCACGAACTGGGGCGGCGAGCGGGCGTCGTACGAGCTGCCGTACTCCTACGGCCTGGCCCGGACGTTCTGCGCACTCCTCGAGGAGAACCGTGAGCTCGCCGACTCCGAGCTGGCGCAGGCGCTCGCGTACGACGCGCAGAACCCGACCACGTTCCACCTCTCCGGGAAGAACGGCCTGGCGCTGCTGCTCGGCGTACTGTCCGGTCGCAACGGCTGGGCGCACTTCGAGGCGGTGACCGCGACCGCGGCGAGCGGGATGCGGTGGAACAGGCAGTTCGTCCAGTTGGCCCACGCCGTACTGCTCGGCCGGGACGGTCAGGTCGAGGCGGCCAACGCCAAGGTGCTGGAGGCGACGGAGACCGCGTCGCTGTTCCCGTTGGCGCGGCATCTCGGGCTGCGGATGGTGGCCGAGCCGGCCGCCGCGGACGGCTGGGGCGACCCGGTCGCGTGGTTGCGCCTGGCCGAGGACTACTTCCACACCGCGGACATCTCGGCGGTCGCGAGTGCCTGCCGCGGGCTGATGCGGCAGCTCGGCGCGACCGTCTCCCAGCGCCGGAACGGCTCGGAGCAGGTGCCGGCGCACTTGCGGCAGCTGGGGATCACCACCCGGGAGTACGAGGTCTGCCGGCTGCTGGTGGACCGGATCGGGAACAAGTCGATCGCGTCCCGCCTGCACATCTCGCCACGGACGGTCGAGAAACACGTGGCCAGTCTGATGACCAAGACACAGCAACCCGACCGGGAGGCACTGAGCAGTTTCGCCCGAACGGTTTTTCAGGACTGA
- a CDS encoding ROK family transcriptional regulator → MSKGTVGGGGTTMLRRINVASVLDAVRRSAPAPLRVAELVERTGLARPTVAQAVDELLDAGWLQQHGPDSADRSLGRPAIRVSLRGRAAPVLGLDVGPHRVTVGVSDLAGRKLSLVRRSGPGWTAQELLGVIGEVITEALAEAEVPAEDVAAAVAASPGIVDEHTGRVQLVPSVPGWSAIDLIKHVRGLLDCPVMLDNDANLAALAIAAARGGTGTLLAVQWGERLGAGIVIDGRLHRGTGAAGEIGFIATGPDDVINPEDSRGPLERAVGSEAIAALGRQAALDHPESRLAELGGDQLDTADVFAAAADRDPVAQAVVQQVARSFARALAPSILVLDPTAVVIGGGVARAGAVLLDAISDQLRLLTLNHPKLELSALAEDAVVTGAMRMALDEVWQRKLPTPAMTSTT, encoded by the coding sequence ATGAGCAAGGGAACGGTCGGCGGCGGCGGTACGACGATGCTGCGGCGGATCAATGTCGCCTCGGTCCTGGATGCGGTCCGACGATCCGCGCCGGCACCGTTGCGCGTCGCCGAACTGGTCGAGCGGACCGGGCTGGCCAGACCGACGGTCGCACAGGCCGTCGACGAGCTGCTCGACGCCGGCTGGCTGCAGCAGCACGGGCCCGACTCCGCGGACCGCTCGCTCGGCCGCCCGGCCATCCGCGTCTCGCTCCGCGGCCGCGCCGCGCCGGTTCTCGGCCTCGACGTCGGTCCGCACCGCGTGACGGTGGGCGTCTCCGACCTGGCCGGCCGCAAGCTGTCCCTCGTACGGCGTTCCGGGCCGGGCTGGACCGCCCAGGAGCTGCTCGGCGTCATCGGTGAGGTGATCACCGAGGCGCTCGCCGAGGCCGAGGTGCCGGCCGAGGACGTCGCCGCCGCGGTCGCCGCGAGCCCTGGCATCGTCGACGAGCACACCGGGCGGGTCCAGCTGGTTCCCAGCGTGCCGGGCTGGTCGGCGATCGACCTGATCAAGCACGTGCGCGGCCTGCTCGACTGCCCGGTGATGCTGGACAACGACGCCAACCTGGCCGCGCTGGCGATCGCTGCCGCCCGAGGTGGCACCGGCACGCTGCTGGCGGTCCAGTGGGGTGAGCGACTCGGTGCCGGCATCGTCATCGACGGTCGGCTGCACCGGGGTACTGGGGCGGCCGGTGAGATCGGCTTCATCGCCACTGGTCCGGATGACGTGATCAACCCCGAGGACAGCCGCGGACCGCTGGAGCGGGCAGTCGGATCGGAGGCGATCGCTGCGCTTGGCCGTCAGGCCGCGCTGGACCACCCGGAGTCGCGCCTGGCCGAACTGGGCGGTGACCAACTCGACACCGCGGACGTGTTCGCCGCGGCGGCCGACCGTGATCCGGTCGCGCAGGCCGTCGTACAGCAGGTGGCGCGGTCGTTCGCACGCGCGCTGGCGCCGTCGATCCTGGTGCTGGACCCGACTGCCGTGGTCATCGGTGGCGGTGTCGCACGCGCCGGCGCCGTACTGCTGGATGCCATCTCCGACCAGCTGCGGCTGCTGACGCTCAACCACCCGAAGCTGGAGCTGTCCGCCCTGGCCGAGGACGCCGTGGTCACCGGCGCGATGCGCATGGCCCTCGACGAGGTCTGGCAGCGCAAGCTACCCACCCCCGCCATGACCAGCACTACCTAG
- a CDS encoding alpha/beta fold hydrolase: MTVIWIVVPGLAETPEEFARVVELLPDQDVRVIDPWRTPITSDVDALRAAADVPPDAVIGLIGHSIGGLAVLRWALTRPLEVTRLVLVDTSLTSETGWRAFYPGTRGDRAIRSLARFLGRAGLPSVIGTGLRRLSVRVGSRSNHELLSKATARSRYGADTSWLLFWDELAGSWELAAEVQKLVAGPVGALPPTTLLVATGGSSRFTATRWLAGQRRLADKLGGTVEVLPDSAHLVHLDRPDAIAAAVLR; this comes from the coding sequence ATGACCGTGATCTGGATCGTGGTGCCCGGCCTGGCCGAGACTCCGGAGGAGTTCGCCCGGGTCGTCGAGCTGTTGCCGGACCAGGACGTCCGCGTGATCGATCCGTGGCGTACGCCGATCACGTCCGACGTGGACGCGTTGCGCGCGGCCGCCGACGTACCGCCGGACGCGGTGATCGGACTGATCGGGCATTCGATCGGCGGGCTCGCCGTACTGCGGTGGGCGCTGACCCGGCCGCTGGAGGTGACCCGGTTGGTGCTGGTCGACACCAGCCTGACCTCGGAGACCGGATGGCGTGCGTTCTACCCGGGCACGCGCGGTGATCGGGCGATCCGGTCGCTGGCCCGGTTCCTCGGGCGGGCCGGCCTGCCGAGCGTGATCGGTACCGGACTGCGGCGGCTGAGTGTCCGCGTCGGCAGCAGGTCGAACCACGAGCTGTTGTCGAAGGCAACGGCGAGGAGCAGGTACGGCGCGGACACGTCGTGGCTGCTGTTCTGGGACGAGCTGGCCGGCAGCTGGGAGCTGGCCGCCGAGGTGCAGAAGCTGGTGGCCGGACCGGTCGGCGCACTCCCGCCCACCACGCTGCTGGTCGCCACCGGCGGCAGTTCGCGCTTCACCGCCACCCGCTGGCTGGCAGGCCAACGCCGCCTGGCCGACAAACTCGGCGGCACGGTCGAGGTGCTCCCCGACTCCGCCCACCTGGTCCACCTGGACCGCCCCGACGCCATCGCGGCCGCCGTACTGCGGTAA
- a CDS encoding DUF998 domain-containing protein: MEAVPYRLVRNLLLAAAVLYCSLLLEAAAGFPLNVHTSFLSELGARDRSTSLYARAMDLSSSVLTLLAVLLARRNRALAGLLISTAVFAVGTMFDSFSPMDCAPSASEACRASETSGQAGAALVLHEATSTMAGAGTIAMAVYAILLLRRARSWLSRLVVVLAGGVLVTQVWLGSVVGYETLSGQEVAAPGILQRASTLLFCLMLGTLLPGLRQAFSR, from the coding sequence ATGGAGGCAGTCCCGTACCGCCTGGTCCGCAACCTGCTGCTGGCCGCCGCCGTGCTGTACTGCAGCCTGCTGCTGGAGGCGGCGGCCGGCTTCCCGCTGAACGTCCACACGTCCTTCCTCAGCGAGCTCGGTGCACGCGACCGGTCGACCAGCCTCTACGCGCGGGCGATGGACCTGTCCAGCAGCGTGCTGACGCTGCTCGCGGTCCTGCTCGCGCGCCGGAATCGTGCGCTGGCCGGGTTGCTGATCAGTACTGCGGTCTTCGCCGTCGGGACGATGTTCGATTCGTTCTCGCCGATGGACTGCGCACCGTCTGCCAGCGAGGCGTGCCGGGCAAGCGAGACGAGCGGACAGGCCGGTGCGGCGCTGGTACTGCATGAGGCGACGTCGACCATGGCCGGCGCCGGCACGATCGCCATGGCTGTCTACGCGATCCTGCTCCTGCGGCGCGCGCGAAGCTGGTTGAGCAGGCTGGTCGTCGTACTCGCGGGTGGAGTCCTGGTCACTCAGGTCTGGCTCGGGTCGGTGGTCGGGTACGAGACGCTGAGCGGCCAGGAGGTGGCCGCACCGGGCATCCTGCAACGGGCCTCTACCCTGCTTTTCTGCTTAATGTTGGGGACTTTGTTACCAGGTCTGAGGCAAGCTTTCTCTCGATGA
- the lysX gene encoding bifunctional lysylphosphatidylglycerol synthetase/lysine--tRNA ligase LysX produces the protein MWQHRAAVWVGRVVVLASVWSFLAIPLHIGAPVFVKHVDMAFDFVGIPAGHTFFSAVYLAVVGSALLRGKRAALLWVLWVFEALWLLGLTAYIAFSTVRLSNPGDTEWLSDLDRTTVQDLEWAIVQWVVVAALIVLLWKIRGAFPARLAPGTRRLAVGALVFGMLISIAVSITLTQIFPRTLSGQRQKIGWAIIAALGQSRSKLGGHEGHGWIGLTVGAISAASLVIAFWIFLRSVQRVRYLTQPEELEVRRLLLLHGERDSLGYFATRRDKAIVFSPDNNAAIAYRVVNGVSLASGDPLGDPLAWPAAIQRWLVEARRYGWSPAVLSASEEAAEAYVDAGLRALSMGDEAIIDVADFTLEGRTMRPVRQAVTRVQRAGYHAEVVRHGDLSPETLAQYVHLAERWRGARTERGFSMALGRLGDPADARCVMVIARDADGVVRGLLSFVPWGVRGVSLDLMRRDPESANGLMEFMVTSLIEASGDQGIHRISLNFAMFREIFSDAERVGAGPVLRLTNALLTGASRFWQLESLYQSNEKYLPRWSPRLMCYSRGASLAQVVLAAGTAEGFLPAPRPWTRVDSVETAERHAIMAADGRAFATAVRGQEEELLRPALPERKLTEQEQIRRAKLAELVAAGIDPYPVSVPRTETLERVRELYPNLPPDHHTDRQVSVTGRVMRMRNHGGLAFAQLQDGLTQLQVMFTAEACGDVPLEQWRRLVDIGDHVSVTGEVVTSRRGELSIAATSWVMAAKCLHPLPDKRKGFTDPEARVRQRHIDLVMNPDSLRMMQQRSAAVRAIRNGFETRGFIEVETPMLQAVHGGANARPFVTHINAYDTELFLRIAPELFLKRLSVGGMGKIFELNRNFRNEGADATHNPEFTSVEAYQPYADYHVMRELTRELLIEAATAVFGKPVVRRADAEIDISGEWPVVTVHDAVGTAAGVEIDPNTPVERLRELCAEHGIHTTFEMSAGELVLELYDELVEPNTTFPTFYTDFPLETSPLTRNHRSDPRLAERWDLVAFGAEIGTAYSELVDPVEQRRRLTEQSLKAAAGDPEAMSLDEDFLSALEYAMPPTGGLGIGVDRVMMMLTGQNIRSTLAFPFVRPSSRD, from the coding sequence GTGTGGCAGCACCGGGCCGCGGTCTGGGTGGGCCGCGTCGTCGTGCTCGCCTCGGTCTGGTCGTTCCTTGCCATTCCGCTGCACATCGGAGCTCCGGTCTTCGTCAAGCACGTCGACATGGCGTTCGACTTCGTCGGCATCCCGGCTGGTCACACGTTCTTCTCCGCCGTCTACCTCGCGGTGGTCGGCAGCGCTTTGCTGCGCGGTAAGCGAGCCGCACTCCTGTGGGTGCTGTGGGTCTTCGAAGCACTGTGGCTGCTCGGGCTGACCGCGTACATCGCGTTCAGCACCGTCCGGCTGAGCAACCCCGGGGACACCGAGTGGCTGTCGGATCTCGACCGCACCACGGTGCAGGATCTCGAGTGGGCCATCGTCCAGTGGGTCGTCGTGGCCGCGCTGATCGTGCTGCTGTGGAAGATCCGTGGCGCTTTCCCGGCCCGTCTCGCCCCCGGCACGCGCCGGCTCGCGGTCGGCGCGCTGGTCTTCGGCATGCTGATCTCGATCGCGGTCAGCATCACCCTCACCCAGATCTTCCCGCGGACGCTGAGCGGTCAGCGACAGAAGATCGGCTGGGCGATCATCGCCGCGCTGGGCCAGTCCCGCAGCAAGCTGGGCGGCCACGAGGGACACGGCTGGATCGGCCTGACGGTCGGCGCGATCTCCGCGGCCTCGCTGGTGATCGCGTTCTGGATCTTCCTCCGCTCGGTCCAACGCGTCCGCTACCTGACCCAGCCCGAAGAGCTCGAGGTACGACGGCTCCTGCTCCTGCACGGCGAGCGCGATTCCCTCGGGTACTTCGCGACCCGCCGCGACAAGGCGATCGTCTTCTCGCCGGACAACAACGCCGCGATCGCCTACCGGGTGGTCAACGGTGTCAGCCTGGCCAGCGGTGATCCGCTGGGCGATCCCCTCGCCTGGCCGGCCGCGATCCAACGCTGGCTCGTCGAAGCGCGACGGTACGGCTGGTCTCCCGCCGTCCTGTCCGCCAGCGAGGAGGCAGCCGAGGCGTACGTCGACGCGGGCCTGCGCGCGTTGTCGATGGGCGACGAGGCGATCATCGACGTCGCGGACTTCACGCTCGAGGGCCGGACGATGCGCCCGGTGCGGCAGGCGGTGACGCGCGTCCAACGGGCCGGCTATCACGCGGAGGTCGTGCGGCACGGGGACCTGTCGCCGGAGACGTTGGCGCAGTACGTGCACCTGGCCGAGCGGTGGCGGGGTGCGCGGACCGAGCGCGGGTTCTCGATGGCGCTCGGGCGGCTCGGTGATCCGGCCGACGCGCGCTGTGTGATGGTCATCGCGCGGGACGCGGACGGCGTCGTACGCGGCCTGTTGTCGTTCGTCCCGTGGGGCGTGCGGGGTGTGTCGCTGGACCTGATGCGGCGCGACCCGGAGTCCGCGAACGGGTTGATGGAGTTCATGGTCACCTCGCTGATCGAGGCGTCCGGCGATCAAGGCATCCACCGGATCTCGCTGAACTTCGCGATGTTCCGCGAGATCTTCAGCGATGCCGAGCGGGTCGGCGCCGGTCCGGTGCTGCGCCTGACCAACGCGCTGCTCACCGGCGCCTCGCGCTTCTGGCAACTGGAGAGTCTGTACCAGTCGAACGAGAAGTACCTGCCGCGCTGGTCCCCGCGGTTGATGTGCTATTCGCGCGGTGCGTCGCTCGCTCAGGTGGTGCTGGCGGCCGGTACGGCGGAAGGCTTCCTGCCCGCACCGCGTCCGTGGACCCGCGTCGACAGTGTCGAGACGGCCGAGCGGCACGCGATCATGGCAGCCGACGGGCGCGCGTTCGCGACCGCCGTCCGCGGACAGGAAGAGGAACTGCTGCGGCCGGCGTTGCCGGAGCGCAAGCTGACCGAGCAGGAGCAGATCCGGCGGGCCAAGCTCGCCGAGCTCGTTGCCGCGGGCATCGACCCGTACCCGGTCAGCGTGCCGCGGACCGAGACGCTGGAGCGGGTGCGGGAGCTGTACCCGAACCTGCCGCCGGATCATCACACCGATCGCCAGGTGTCGGTGACCGGCCGGGTGATGCGGATGCGCAACCACGGCGGGCTGGCGTTCGCGCAGTTGCAGGACGGGCTGACGCAGCTGCAGGTGATGTTCACGGCCGAGGCGTGCGGCGACGTACCGCTGGAGCAGTGGCGGCGACTTGTCGACATCGGTGACCACGTCAGCGTGACCGGTGAGGTGGTGACGAGCCGGCGCGGTGAGCTGTCGATCGCGGCGACGTCGTGGGTGATGGCGGCGAAGTGCCTGCATCCGTTGCCGGACAAGCGGAAAGGGTTCACCGATCCCGAGGCGCGGGTGCGGCAGCGGCACATCGACCTGGTGATGAACCCGGACTCGCTGCGGATGATGCAGCAGCGCAGTGCCGCCGTACGGGCCATCCGCAACGGTTTCGAGACGCGCGGGTTCATCGAGGTCGAGACGCCGATGCTGCAGGCGGTGCACGGCGGGGCGAACGCCCGGCCCTTCGTCACGCACATCAACGCCTACGACACCGAACTGTTTCTCCGGATCGCGCCGGAGCTGTTCCTGAAGCGGCTCAGCGTCGGCGGGATGGGCAAGATCTTCGAGCTGAACCGGAACTTCCGCAACGAAGGCGCCGACGCGACCCACAACCCTGAGTTCACCTCGGTCGAGGCCTACCAGCCGTACGCCGACTACCACGTGATGCGCGAGCTGACCCGTGAGCTGCTGATCGAGGCCGCGACCGCGGTCTTCGGCAAGCCCGTCGTCCGCCGGGCCGACGCCGAGATCGACATCTCCGGGGAATGGCCGGTCGTCACGGTCCATGACGCCGTCGGCACGGCGGCCGGGGTCGAGATCGACCCGAACACCCCGGTCGAACGGCTGCGGGAGCTCTGCGCGGAGCACGGCATCCACACGACGTTCGAGATGTCGGCCGGCGAGCTGGTGCTGGAGCTGTACGACGAGCTCGTCGAGCCGAACACGACGTTCCCGACGTTCTACACCGACTTCCCGCTGGAGACCTCGCCGCTGACCCGCAACCACCGCTCCGATCCGCGGCTCGCCGAGCGCTGGGACCTGGTTGCCTTCGGCGCCGAGATCGGTACGGCGTACTCCGAACTGGTCGACCCGGTCGAACAACGCCGGCGCCTGACCGAGCAGTCGTTGAAGGCCGCCGCGGGCGATCCGGAGGCGATGTCGCTGGACGAGGACTTCCTGTCCGCACTCGAGTACGCGATGCCACCGACCGGCGGTCTGGGCATCGGCGTCGACCGGGTGATGATGATGCTGACCGGGCAGAACATCCGAAGCACGCTGGCGTTTCCTTTCGTTCGTCCCAGCTCCAGGGACTGA
- a CDS encoding helix-turn-helix transcriptional regulator produces MAELGRTLHAWRDRVTPEQVGLPAGGKRRAPGLRREELAQLAGLSVDYIVRLEQGRSDSPSAQVLTALARALRLSDAERNHLFVLAGAVEPSPGRLSAYIPPGVQRIVDQLDGAPLCVCDAAWTIITWNPLFAAVIGDPSEWRGWGRNIVYKQFMAPGGRVVQTPEQQRDFRIAMVTDLRASLARYPHDPDLRGLIDELRAQHEDFARLWDQPVIDFHRSEQKTIRHPEVGTFTIDCDVLAVPGNDLRMVVYTAAPDTEAAEKLRLLSVIGLQALT; encoded by the coding sequence ATGGCTGAGCTCGGTAGGACGCTGCACGCCTGGCGCGATCGCGTGACACCGGAGCAGGTCGGACTGCCGGCCGGCGGGAAGCGGCGCGCGCCGGGGCTGCGGCGTGAGGAGCTCGCCCAGCTCGCCGGGTTGTCGGTCGACTACATCGTCCGGCTCGAGCAGGGCCGGTCGGACTCGCCGTCCGCGCAGGTGCTGACCGCGTTGGCCCGGGCCCTCCGGTTGTCCGATGCCGAGCGCAACCATCTGTTCGTGCTGGCCGGTGCGGTGGAGCCGTCACCCGGCCGGCTGTCGGCGTACATCCCGCCCGGGGTGCAGCGGATCGTGGATCAGCTGGACGGGGCACCGCTGTGCGTGTGCGACGCCGCCTGGACGATCATCACCTGGAACCCGCTGTTCGCCGCCGTGATCGGCGATCCGTCCGAGTGGCGCGGGTGGGGCCGCAACATCGTCTACAAGCAGTTCATGGCGCCGGGCGGTCGCGTCGTACAGACGCCGGAGCAGCAGCGGGACTTCCGGATCGCGATGGTGACGGATCTGCGGGCGTCGCTCGCGCGCTACCCGCACGACCCGGATCTCCGGGGGCTGATCGACGAGCTCCGCGCACAGCACGAAGACTTCGCGCGGCTGTGGGACCAGCCGGTGATCGACTTCCACCGCTCCGAGCAGAAGACCATCCGGCATCCCGAGGTGGGAACGTTCACGATCGACTGTGACGTGCTCGCGGTCCCGGGCAACGATCTGCGCATGGTCGTGTACACCGCCGCACCGGACACCGAGGCCGCCGAGAAGCTCCGGCTGTTGTCGGTGATCGGCCTGCAGGCGTTGACCTGA
- a CDS encoding SDR family NAD(P)-dependent oxidoreductase: MTTTLITGANRGLGYETARQLIAAGHTVYIGARDPQRGKQAAADLGAQYVELDVTSDESVDAAAEQLDSLDVLINNAGIPGPRKEIRDLTADDFRQVFELNVYGPVRMIRRFLPLLERSDNPVIVNVSSGLGSIAAAVDPNGVSTVPVWVPTPAYGASKAALNMLTVQYARQLPELRINTVDPGYTATDFNDHNGYQTVEEGAEIIARLAQIDQTGPTAEYLSLHGTVPW, encoded by the coding sequence ATGACCACGACACTCATCACCGGGGCGAACAGAGGCCTCGGATACGAAACGGCCAGGCAGCTGATCGCGGCCGGCCACACCGTCTACATCGGCGCCCGGGACCCCCAACGCGGCAAGCAGGCCGCCGCGGACCTCGGCGCGCAGTACGTCGAGTTGGACGTCACGAGCGACGAGTCCGTCGACGCGGCGGCCGAACAGCTGGATTCACTCGACGTACTGATCAACAACGCCGGCATCCCCGGACCACGCAAGGAGATCCGGGATCTGACCGCCGACGACTTCCGTCAGGTCTTCGAGCTGAACGTGTACGGGCCGGTGCGGATGATCCGCCGGTTCCTGCCGTTGCTGGAGCGCAGCGACAACCCGGTGATCGTGAACGTCTCCAGCGGTCTCGGCTCGATCGCCGCCGCCGTGGATCCGAACGGGGTGAGCACTGTGCCCGTCTGGGTACCCACCCCGGCGTACGGCGCTTCGAAGGCGGCGCTCAACATGCTGACGGTGCAGTATGCGCGGCAGCTGCCCGAGCTGCGGATCAACACCGTCGACCCCGGCTACACGGCGACCGACTTCAACGACCACAACGGCTACCAGACCGTCGAGGAAGGCGCCGAGATCATCGCCCGGCTGGCGCAGATCGATCAGACCGGGCCGACCGCGGAGTACCTGAGCCTGCACGGGACCGTCCCGTGGTGA